AAAACAGCATTATAGGGGGGAGCATAACAAATGACGGTTTTATTTTTAGTCCCACACCAAAAAAAGTACGCAGAAAAAATATCTCGTCTATCCTCAGTACCTCAAGTTAAAGACGCGTTAGGTTTAGATGATGAGCAAACCTCTGTTAAAGGGACTAGAAATTTTATCACTTATATTCTCGAACAGGAAAAGTTGGGAAAACAGTTCTCTAGAGTTATACTAAATGATACTGGAGAACCAATTGGCGTGATTACATTGAAGGATATTGATCGTATAAATAATACGTGTCACATTGGTACTTGGATTGGTTACCCCTTTTGGGGACAAGGCTATAATGCATTGGCAAAAGCAGAAATTCTGCATATTGCTTTTACAAAGTTTCAACTAAACTATGTGTTTGCAGGTGCTAAGCGAGTCAATATCCGTTCACAAAAAGCTCAGGAAAAGCTCCCATACATAAGGACAGATG
This region of Oceanobacillus sp. FSL K6-2867 genomic DNA includes:
- a CDS encoding GNAT family N-acetyltransferase, translated to MTVLFLVPHQKKYAEKISRLSSVPQVKDALGLDDEQTSVKGTRNFITYILEQEKLGKQFSRVILNDTGEPIGVITLKDIDRINNTCHIGTWIGYPFWGQGYNALAKAEILHIAFTKFQLNYVFAGAKRVNIRSQKAQEKLPYIRTDVENEFPEEHRKLEEQAEAPCTLNVIENKRFLAWYKQHKFREEYQ